Proteins from one Bacteroides mediterraneensis genomic window:
- a CDS encoding GH92 family glycosyl hydrolase → MKKSFWALVGLVSLTWGCTPPAVSTEEDLTQYVNPFIGTDFTGNTYPGAQLPFGMVQLSPDNGLPGWDRIAGYYYPDSTIAGFSHTHLSGTGAGDLYDISFMPVTLPYVEAASPLGIHSKFSHEKESASAGYYQVFLEDYGINVELTATERCGIQRYTFPEAQSAIILNLKKAMNWDATQDSYVEVVDSVTIRGYRFSDGWARNQKVFFQTRFSVPFENIQLDTTSILHDDQTRGTAYVARFDFSTRKGEQVVVTTALSGVSMEGAAKNLQAEAPENDFEKYRGQAREKWNRELSKIRVQSDDRKDKTIFYTALYHSMLAPTIYSDVDGQYYGPDGLVHQAVGWTNYSTFSLWDTFRASHPLFTYTQPERTNDMIKSFLAFYEQNGRLPVWNFYGSETDMMIGYHAVPVIVDAYLKGIGDFDAEKALEACVHTANLDEYRGIGLYKQLGYVPYNVTDKYNSENWSLSRTLEYAFDDFCIAEMAARMGHKDVADTFYARSQNYRNLYNPATSFMQPKDDKGNFIPDFRAEDYTPHICESNAWHYFWSVQHDIDGLIALVGGKERFAEKLDSMFTFHPTEGEDLPIFSTGMIGQYAHGNEPSHHVAYLFNKVNQPWKTQQYVSQIMDELYLDTPAGLCGNEDCGQMSAWYVCSAMGFYPVNPVSGRYEIGKPKFKKMELSLSNGKTFTVKAENLSKENRYIRTVKLDGKPYHQSFITHEQIMSGATLELEMCKEPGYIWY, encoded by the coding sequence ATGAAAAAATCATTTTGGGCGTTAGTGGGGTTGGTCAGTCTGACGTGGGGGTGTACGCCTCCTGCTGTTTCTACGGAAGAAGATTTGACACAATATGTGAATCCCTTTATCGGGACAGATTTCACCGGGAATACCTACCCCGGGGCACAGTTGCCGTTCGGCATGGTACAGTTGAGTCCGGACAACGGTTTGCCGGGCTGGGACCGGATTGCAGGGTATTATTATCCGGACAGTACCATTGCCGGATTCAGTCATACACACCTTTCGGGTACTGGAGCAGGCGATTTGTATGACATTTCTTTTATGCCTGTCACCTTGCCTTACGTAGAGGCGGCGTCTCCTTTGGGCATACATTCCAAGTTCTCGCACGAGAAAGAGAGTGCGTCGGCGGGATATTATCAGGTCTTTCTGGAAGATTACGGAATCAATGTGGAACTGACGGCCACGGAGCGTTGCGGCATCCAGCGTTACACGTTTCCGGAAGCTCAGTCGGCCATTATCCTGAACTTGAAGAAAGCGATGAACTGGGACGCCACGCAAGACAGTTATGTGGAGGTGGTGGATTCTGTGACCATCCGGGGGTACCGTTTTTCTGATGGGTGGGCCCGGAATCAGAAAGTCTTTTTCCAGACCCGTTTCTCGGTGCCTTTTGAGAATATACAACTGGATACCACGTCTATCTTGCACGATGACCAAACGAGGGGGACGGCCTATGTGGCGCGTTTTGATTTTTCCACGCGGAAAGGCGAACAGGTGGTGGTGACCACAGCTCTTTCGGGTGTCAGCATGGAGGGAGCTGCGAAGAACCTGCAGGCGGAGGCGCCGGAGAATGATTTCGAGAAATACCGTGGGCAGGCCCGGGAGAAATGGAACAGGGAACTGTCGAAAATCCGGGTACAGTCGGACGACAGGAAGGATAAGACCATCTTCTATACGGCGCTCTACCACAGCATGCTGGCGCCTACCATTTATTCGGATGTGGACGGGCAATATTACGGACCGGACGGACTGGTGCATCAGGCTGTCGGCTGGACCAATTACAGCACGTTTTCGTTGTGGGACACGTTTCGGGCATCGCATCCGCTGTTCACTTATACCCAGCCGGAACGAACCAATGACATGATTAAGTCATTCTTGGCATTTTATGAACAGAACGGGCGTCTGCCGGTGTGGAACTTCTATGGAAGCGAGACCGACATGATGATTGGTTATCATGCGGTGCCGGTCATTGTGGATGCTTATCTGAAAGGTATCGGCGATTTTGATGCGGAAAAGGCCTTGGAGGCTTGTGTGCATACGGCCAATCTGGATGAATACCGGGGCATCGGCCTTTACAAGCAGCTGGGGTATGTGCCTTATAATGTGACGGATAAATATAATTCAGAGAATTGGTCGTTGTCGCGGACGCTGGAATATGCGTTCGATGATTTCTGCATTGCGGAGATGGCGGCCAGGATGGGGCATAAGGACGTGGCCGATACGTTCTATGCCCGTTCGCAGAATTATCGGAACCTGTATAACCCGGCCACTTCGTTCATGCAGCCGAAAGATGACAAAGGGAATTTTATCCCGGATTTCCGGGCAGAGGACTACACCCCGCATATCTGCGAAAGCAATGCGTGGCATTATTTCTGGTCTGTGCAGCACGACATCGACGGACTTATCGCGCTGGTGGGCGGGAAAGAGCGTTTTGCCGAGAAACTGGACAGCATGTTCACTTTTCATCCGACGGAGGGGGAAGACTTGCCTATTTTCAGTACGGGAATGATTGGGCAGTATGCGCATGGCAACGAACCGAGCCATCATGTGGCTTATTTGTTCAACAAGGTGAACCAGCCTTGGAAAACGCAGCAATATGTGTCGCAGATTATGGATGAACTCTACCTCGATACCCCGGCAGGATTGTGCGGGAACGAGGACTGCGGACAGATGTCGGCATGGTATGTGTGCAGTGCCATGGGATTTTATCCGGTGAATCCGGTATCCGGTCGGTATGAGATAGGCAAGCCGAAATTCAAGAAAATGGAGTTAAGTCTTTCGAACGGGAAAACCTTTACCGTGAAGGCGGAGAACCTGAGCAAGGAAAACCGGTATATCCGTACGGTCAAGCTGGACGGGAAGCCTTATCACCAGAGTTTCATCACGCATGAACAGATTATGTCGGGGGCCACGTTGGAGTTGGAAATGTGCAAGGAACCCGGATATATTTGGTATTAA
- a CDS encoding NAD(P)-dependent oxidoreductase has translation MSNQKNKRMEKNILVTGASGFIGSFLVEGALERGFQVWAGVRKTSSRKYLQDARIRFAVLDFTDSDRLASQLEEQKRLHGKWDYIIHCAGVTKCLDKADFEIGNYWATRHFIETLKRLDMLPMNFIYISSLSIFGPIREKDYTPICEEDTPRPNTAYGLSKLHTEEYLKSLSGFPYVIFRPTGVYGPRERDYFLMAKSVKQHVDFAAGFKRQDITFVFVKDLVQAIYLVIEKNVTGRAYFVSDGKVYSSHTFSDLIRKELGNPWMVRVVCPLFLLKAISFVAENIGRLARKTSTLNCDKYRIMKQRNWRCDISPLEKELGYVPEYPLERGVKEIIAWYKKEGWL, from the coding sequence ATGTCGAACCAGAAAAATAAGCGTATGGAGAAAAATATATTGGTGACCGGTGCCAGTGGCTTTATCGGAAGTTTTCTGGTGGAAGGGGCCTTGGAACGAGGCTTTCAGGTATGGGCAGGCGTGCGGAAAACCAGCAGCCGGAAATATTTGCAGGATGCACGCATTCGTTTTGCGGTGTTGGATTTTACTGATTCCGACCGTTTGGCCAGTCAACTGGAGGAACAGAAACGTTTGCATGGGAAATGGGATTACATCATTCATTGTGCCGGGGTGACCAAATGCCTGGACAAGGCCGATTTTGAAATCGGAAATTATTGGGCTACGCGGCATTTTATTGAGACGCTGAAGCGCTTGGACATGCTTCCCATGAACTTTATTTACATTAGTTCGTTAAGTATATTCGGACCGATACGTGAAAAAGATTACACTCCCATTTGCGAGGAAGATACGCCCCGCCCGAATACGGCGTATGGCCTGAGCAAACTTCATACAGAGGAATACCTGAAATCTTTGTCCGGTTTTCCGTATGTGATTTTCCGTCCTACCGGCGTGTACGGGCCTCGGGAGCGAGATTATTTCCTGATGGCCAAGTCTGTAAAGCAGCATGTGGATTTTGCGGCAGGCTTTAAGCGTCAGGACATCACGTTTGTTTTTGTGAAAGATTTGGTGCAGGCCATTTATCTGGTCATTGAAAAGAATGTCACGGGCCGGGCCTATTTCGTGAGTGACGGGAAAGTGTACAGTAGCCACACGTTTTCCGATTTGATTCGGAAGGAGCTGGGCAATCCGTGGATGGTTCGTGTGGTGTGTCCGTTGTTTCTCTTGAAAGCCATCTCGTTTGTGGCAGAGAATATCGGACGGCTGGCCCGGAAGACCAGTACATTGAACTGTGACAAGTATCGCATCATGAAGCAGCGGAACTGGAGGTGTGACATTTCCCCGCTGGAAAAAGAGTTGGGCTATGTGCCCGAATATCCGTTGGAAAGAGGTGTAAAAGAAATAATTGCCTGGTATAAGAAAGAAGGATGGCTATAG
- a CDS encoding cation diffusion facilitator family transporter: MNEVESSVREHEIYKVTLVGSLVNILLVVCKFAAGFWGKSAAMIADAVHSLSDLITDLIVIVFVRISSKPEDKDHDYGHGKYETLATLLIGAALLAVGVGICWSGVESIVRFFRGETLQSPGWIALVAAIVSIVSKEILFHYTRIVGKRYNSPAVIANAWHHRSDAFSSIGTAIGIGGAILLGDSWRVLDPLAAVIVSVFIVQVAVKQLKSCVDELLERSLPDDIEQEITKIVLSEQGVSEPHHLRTRRIGSHYAMDMHVRMDGNIPLHEAHEKATAVERKLREAFGANTYISIHVEPEK; encoded by the coding sequence ATGAATGAAGTTGAATCATCCGTCCGCGAGCATGAGATATACAAAGTGACCCTGGTAGGAAGCCTGGTGAACATTTTGCTGGTAGTCTGCAAGTTTGCGGCAGGTTTCTGGGGCAAGAGTGCGGCCATGATTGCTGATGCGGTCCATTCTTTGTCGGATTTGATTACGGATTTAATCGTAATCGTCTTTGTACGCATTTCCAGTAAGCCGGAAGACAAAGACCATGACTATGGGCATGGCAAGTATGAAACGCTGGCTACTTTGCTGATTGGTGCGGCCCTGCTGGCTGTGGGCGTGGGCATTTGCTGGAGTGGAGTGGAGTCGATTGTACGCTTTTTCAGAGGAGAGACATTGCAGTCTCCCGGTTGGATTGCCCTGGTAGCGGCCATTGTATCCATTGTATCCAAGGAAATTTTGTTTCATTATACCCGTATTGTCGGGAAACGTTATAACAGTCCGGCGGTCATTGCCAATGCCTGGCATCACCGCAGCGATGCCTTTTCTTCCATCGGTACGGCCATCGGTATAGGAGGAGCCATCCTGTTGGGCGACAGCTGGCGGGTACTCGACCCGTTGGCGGCAGTGATTGTCAGCGTCTTTATTGTGCAGGTGGCTGTCAAGCAGCTCAAGTCGTGTGTGGACGAATTGCTGGAACGCTCGCTTCCGGACGATATTGAACAGGAAATTACCAAGATTGTCTTGTCGGAGCAGGGGGTGTCAGAACCTCATCATCTGCGTACCCGGCGGATAGGAAGTCATTATGCGATGGACATGCATGTACGCATGGATGGGAATATTCCATTGCACGAGGCACACGAGAAAGCGACCGCAGTGGAGCGTAAGTTAAGAGAAGCTTTCGGAGCAAATACGTATATCAGTATCCATGTCGAACCAGAAAAATAA
- a CDS encoding phosphatase PAP2 family protein, protein MELKLFERVESGKGLFAVESISLIYNALTSILILLLYPRMDHPGTMLLERLGIVVLTFVLIHLYQAFPCRLTAFIRMVVQMSLLAYWYPDTFEFNRLFPNLDYLFASAEQTIFHCQPSVEFSKLCPSVWFSEPFNMGYFFYYPMMLIVVVYYFLTRFEWFEKICFVLVTSFFIYYLFYILVPVAGPQFYFPAIGMDKVNACDFTPIGDYFNHNTFLLPGPGYEHGFFYNLVEASQEVGERPTAAFPSSHVGISTIVMIMAWRVNRKLAYILFPFYVLLCCATVYIQAHYLIDSLVGLITAFFVYQLATLMYKRWFISPVFKRIMY, encoded by the coding sequence ATAGAACTGAAGTTATTTGAACGAGTAGAAAGTGGGAAGGGACTGTTTGCGGTAGAAAGCATCAGCTTGATTTATAATGCCCTGACCTCTATTTTGATTTTGTTGCTCTATCCCCGGATGGACCATCCGGGGACCATGTTGCTGGAACGTCTGGGTATTGTAGTACTGACGTTCGTACTGATTCATTTGTATCAGGCATTTCCCTGCCGGTTGACAGCTTTTATCCGGATGGTGGTGCAGATGTCACTGCTGGCCTACTGGTATCCGGACACGTTTGAGTTCAACCGTCTGTTCCCGAATTTGGATTATCTGTTTGCTTCTGCCGAACAGACCATTTTCCATTGCCAGCCTTCCGTGGAATTCAGTAAGCTGTGTCCGTCGGTATGGTTCAGTGAGCCGTTCAATATGGGTTACTTCTTCTATTATCCCATGATGCTGATTGTGGTGGTGTATTACTTTCTGACCCGGTTTGAGTGGTTTGAGAAAATCTGTTTTGTGTTGGTCACCTCTTTCTTCATTTACTACCTGTTCTATATTCTGGTGCCGGTAGCAGGCCCGCAGTTTTATTTCCCGGCCATTGGGATGGACAAGGTGAATGCTTGTGACTTTACGCCCATCGGCGATTATTTCAACCACAATACGTTCTTGCTTCCGGGGCCCGGATATGAGCATGGATTCTTCTATAATCTGGTGGAGGCCTCTCAGGAAGTGGGCGAACGCCCTACCGCCGCTTTCCCCAGCTCGCATGTGGGTATCTCTACCATTGTGATGATTATGGCCTGGCGTGTGAACCGGAAGCTGGCTTATATCCTTTTCCCGTTCTATGTGTTGCTGTGCTGTGCCACGGTCTACATTCAGGCGCACTACCTGATTGATTCCCTCGTGGGATTGATTACCGCGTTCTTCGTGTACCAGCTGGCTACGCTGATGTACAAGCGGTGGTTTATCTCGCCCGTTTTCAAGCGCATCATGTATTAA
- the mnmA gene encoding tRNA 2-thiouridine(34) synthase MnmA, translating to MEENNRVLLGMSGGTDSSVAALLLQDAGYEVTGITFRFYEKDGNTEYLDDARELCRSLGIPHLVYDARTVFQEKIIRYFIQEYMAGRTPVPCTLCNNYLKWPLLAQVADERGIYHLATGHYVNKRYTDGYWHITCGKDTDKDQSFFLWGLPQSILERMCLPMGGLTKTQVREIAAARGFLKAATKRDSLGVCFCPMDYRSFLKTHVPEGEIVPGNFYDEQGHCLGKHEGYPFYTIGQRRGLGIHLNKALFVKDIIPTENKVILSDRLQALEKNEMFLTHWNLIHPEALLGHDDVIVKIRYRKQANRCTVTLLEDGRLHIQLHEPLASIASGQAAAFYRGDTVWGGGIIE from the coding sequence ATGGAAGAAAACAACAGAGTCTTATTGGGAATGAGCGGCGGTACCGACAGTTCGGTGGCAGCGTTGCTCTTGCAGGACGCCGGATATGAAGTGACCGGCATCACTTTTCGTTTTTATGAGAAAGACGGCAACACGGAATACCTGGACGACGCACGGGAGTTGTGCCGCTCACTGGGCATTCCTCATCTGGTGTACGATGCCCGCACCGTGTTTCAGGAGAAAATCATCCGGTATTTCATTCAGGAATACATGGCCGGACGCACCCCGGTGCCTTGTACCTTGTGCAACAACTACCTGAAATGGCCGTTGCTGGCGCAGGTGGCCGACGAACGAGGCATTTACCATCTGGCTACAGGACATTATGTCAACAAACGGTATACCGACGGCTACTGGCACATCACCTGTGGGAAAGATACCGACAAGGACCAGTCTTTTTTCCTGTGGGGGCTTCCCCAATCCATACTGGAACGGATGTGTCTGCCCATGGGCGGACTGACCAAAACCCAGGTACGCGAAATAGCTGCCGCACGCGGATTCCTGAAAGCGGCTACCAAGCGCGACAGCCTGGGCGTGTGTTTCTGCCCGATGGATTACCGCAGCTTCCTAAAAACTCATGTACCGGAAGGAGAAATTGTACCCGGAAATTTTTATGACGAACAAGGACATTGCCTGGGGAAACACGAGGGATATCCCTTCTACACCATCGGACAACGGAGGGGGCTGGGCATTCACCTGAACAAAGCGCTCTTTGTAAAAGATATTATCCCCACGGAAAATAAAGTCATCCTCAGTGACCGTCTGCAGGCACTGGAGAAAAATGAGATGTTTCTCACGCACTGGAACCTGATTCATCCCGAAGCCCTGCTTGGACACGATGACGTCATCGTCAAGATACGCTACCGGAAACAGGCCAACCGGTGTACCGTCACCCTGCTGGAAGACGGACGGCTGCACATCCAGCTGCATGAGCCGCTGGCTTCCATTGCCAGCGGACAGGCAGCGGCATTCTATCGGGGAGATACCGTATGGGGAGGAGGAATCATCGAGTAA
- a CDS encoding DUF3843 family protein: protein MKKIYVKEWMSFQPYGRQDEIDTYYVNVANRLADFLKTAVGERYSEHSLHGIAIYLTLWFQDLITQTGIWEAFTGECRKRYGQPVPFMTPEEEKEYYPGEVNPEDLRFLLWHYFQSLEKQAGGVLNPENPVFEDLAYQLYDYLSDEYEVAPENTRLHDMLYGEPFGENDYMRYRSILEWFHFCSYVGFENRSEYQHAVEAAVRMGNVNPSLLSYDVKQNILFEGRKNLLSLTSVEWLALVGKTHPEAAQWAEVKVVPQGMYLYEGEDETSLFVKDLSGEEEVQLSVRKDSVNMDSLKGRKEGMTVLQSRWVQYGGTWWQDGTLVVSDYEEKMKEELARQAAKREDIRQTYDAFMKASGGKQFVFCQSEEEVRDFLFRKMEYKEKEGIKMPKMDAQHGLVLMVSSHTGVHIQMRLCECISSPENKFYDSKEAQKKAILFLLNPEVIPYDLSCALQDAGMLQDAGLNSLQGEEQGRELVKKHARFLTDYFFGKCREKDC, encoded by the coding sequence ATGAAGAAGATATATGTAAAAGAGTGGATGTCGTTTCAGCCCTACGGACGTCAGGATGAAATAGATACATATTATGTGAATGTAGCCAACCGTCTTGCTGATTTCTTGAAGACTGCGGTCGGCGAACGGTATTCGGAACACAGCCTTCATGGCATTGCCATTTATTTGACCCTCTGGTTTCAGGACCTCATCACACAGACAGGCATCTGGGAAGCGTTTACCGGCGAATGTCGCAAGCGGTACGGTCAGCCTGTGCCTTTCATGACGCCGGAAGAAGAGAAAGAATATTATCCGGGAGAAGTGAATCCGGAAGACCTGCGTTTTTTGTTGTGGCATTATTTCCAGTCTTTGGAAAAGCAGGCAGGCGGTGTGCTGAATCCCGAGAACCCGGTATTTGAGGATCTGGCTTATCAGCTCTACGATTATCTGTCGGACGAATATGAGGTGGCCCCGGAGAACACCCGCTTGCATGACATGCTGTATGGAGAGCCTTTTGGCGAAAATGATTACATGCGTTATCGCAGCATCTTGGAGTGGTTCCACTTCTGCAGCTATGTAGGGTTTGAAAACCGGAGCGAGTACCAGCATGCGGTGGAGGCGGCCGTCCGTATGGGGAATGTGAATCCAAGTCTCCTGTCGTACGATGTGAAGCAGAACATTCTGTTCGAAGGAAGAAAGAACCTGCTTTCACTGACCTCCGTAGAATGGCTGGCGTTGGTAGGGAAGACTCACCCGGAAGCTGCCCAGTGGGCAGAAGTCAAAGTCGTCCCTCAAGGAATGTATCTTTATGAGGGCGAAGACGAGACTTCGTTGTTTGTGAAAGATTTGTCGGGAGAAGAAGAGGTACAGTTGTCTGTCCGTAAGGACTCTGTGAATATGGACTCTTTGAAAGGCCGGAAGGAAGGCATGACGGTATTGCAGAGCCGATGGGTACAATATGGAGGTACCTGGTGGCAGGACGGTACGCTGGTGGTGTCAGACTATGAGGAAAAGATGAAAGAAGAGTTGGCCCGACAGGCTGCTAAACGTGAAGATATCCGGCAAACCTACGATGCCTTTATGAAAGCATCCGGCGGGAAGCAGTTCGTGTTCTGCCAGTCGGAGGAAGAAGTGCGGGATTTCCTTTTCCGGAAAATGGAGTACAAGGAAAAAGAAGGGATAAAGATGCCGAAGATGGATGCACAGCACGGACTGGTGCTGATGGTTTCTTCGCATACCGGTGTCCATATCCAGATGCGTTTGTGTGAATGCATCTCTTCACCGGAGAACAAGTTTTATGATTCGAAGGAGGCACAGAAGAAGGCCATTTTGTTCCTCTTGAATCCGGAGGTGATTCCGTATGACTTGAGCTGTGCCCTGCAAGATGCCGGCATGTTGCAGGATGCCGGTCTGAACAGCCTGCAAGGCGAAGAACAGGGTCGGGAACTGGTCAAGAAGCATGCCCGTTTCCTGACCGACTACTTCTTTGGAAAATGCAGGGAGAAGGATTGCTGA
- the dusB gene encoding tRNA dihydrouridine synthase DusB, producing MKIRNIDLGEKPVLLAPMEDVTDPAFRLMCKQFGADMVYTEFVSSDALIRSVGKTMLKLNISEKERPVAIQIYGKDTDTMVEAARIVEQAQPDILDLNFGCPVKRVAGKGAGSGLLQNVPKMLEITRAVVDAVKIPVTVKTRLGWDAEHKIIVELAEQLQDCGIEALTIHGRTRAQMYTGEADWTLIGEVKKNPRMHIPIIGNGDITTPQRAKECFERYGVDAIMIGRASFGRPWIFKEVKHYLETGEELPPLSFKWRMDVLRQEVLDSVNLLDERRGILHARRHLAASPLFKGIPNFKDTRIAMLRAETLQELNTILDHIENTFGKE from the coding sequence ATGAAAATTAGGAACATAGATTTAGGAGAAAAGCCAGTGTTGCTGGCCCCGATGGAAGATGTCACCGACCCTGCTTTCCGCCTGATGTGCAAGCAGTTCGGTGCCGACATGGTGTACACGGAGTTCGTGTCGAGCGATGCGTTGATCCGTTCGGTGGGAAAAACAATGCTAAAGCTGAACATCAGCGAGAAGGAACGCCCGGTGGCCATCCAGATTTACGGGAAAGATACCGATACGATGGTGGAAGCGGCCCGCATCGTGGAACAGGCACAACCTGATATTCTGGACCTGAACTTCGGATGTCCGGTGAAACGGGTGGCCGGTAAGGGAGCCGGTTCAGGACTGTTGCAAAACGTACCCAAGATGCTGGAAATCACCCGTGCCGTGGTCGATGCCGTCAAGATTCCGGTCACGGTAAAAACCCGTCTGGGATGGGATGCGGAACACAAAATCATCGTGGAACTAGCGGAACAATTGCAGGATTGCGGCATTGAGGCCCTGACCATCCACGGGCGTACCCGTGCCCAGATGTACACCGGCGAGGCGGACTGGACCCTTATCGGAGAAGTCAAGAAGAATCCGAGAATGCACATCCCTATCATCGGCAACGGTGACATCACCACCCCTCAACGTGCCAAAGAATGTTTCGAGCGCTACGGCGTGGATGCCATCATGATTGGACGGGCCAGTTTCGGACGTCCCTGGATTTTCAAGGAAGTAAAGCATTATCTGGAGACAGGAGAAGAACTTCCGCCCCTTTCCTTCAAATGGCGAATGGATGTCTTACGGCAGGAAGTGCTCGACAGCGTGAACCTGCTGGACGAACGCAGAGGTATTCTGCACGCGCGCCGTCACCTGGCTGCCTCCCCGCTGTTCAAAGGGATTCCCAACTTCAAGGACACCCGCATCGCCATGCTGCGTGCAGAGACACTCCAGGAGTTGAATACCATCCTAGATCACATTGAAAATACATTCGGTAAGGAATAA
- a CDS encoding peptidase U32 family protein, with translation MSYTIKDFEIMAPVGSRESLAAALHAGADSIYFGIESLNMRARSASTFTIEDLREIAKVCEEHGVKSYLTINTIIYDEDIELMRKIVDAAKEAGISAVIAADVAVMAYCNEVGQEVHLSTQLNISNAEALKFYSRFADVVVLARELNLKQVRKIYDAIQEQQIKGPMGELVRIEMFCHGALCMAVSGKCYLSLNEQNASANRGACMQVCRRAYIVKDKESDIELEVDNQYIMSPKDLKTIHFMDEMIEAGVRVFKIEGRARGPEYVRTVVECYKEAIQSYLDGTFSDEKVADWDTRLKTVFNRGFWNGYYLGQRLGEWSKNYGSEATERKVYAGRGIKYFSNIGVAEFLIEAAEIKVGDKLLITGPTTGAMYVTLEEARVDLKPVDVVKKGVHVSFKVPDRIRPSDRLYRMVPAEELKAKRKE, from the coding sequence ATGAGTTATACAATCAAAGACTTTGAAATCATGGCACCTGTTGGCTCGCGTGAGTCGTTGGCAGCTGCCCTTCATGCCGGAGCCGATTCCATCTATTTCGGCATTGAGAGTTTGAACATGCGTGCGCGCTCGGCGAGCACTTTTACCATAGAAGACTTGCGTGAAATCGCCAAGGTGTGCGAGGAACACGGGGTGAAGAGTTACCTGACCATCAATACCATCATCTACGATGAAGACATTGAACTGATGCGTAAGATTGTGGATGCGGCCAAGGAAGCTGGCATCAGTGCCGTCATTGCCGCCGATGTGGCCGTGATGGCTTACTGTAACGAAGTGGGACAGGAGGTGCATCTTTCTACCCAGCTGAACATCAGCAACGCGGAGGCGCTGAAGTTCTATTCCCGCTTTGCCGACGTGGTGGTGCTGGCCCGCGAGTTGAACCTCAAGCAGGTGCGCAAGATATACGATGCCATTCAGGAGCAGCAAATCAAGGGCCCGATGGGTGAGCTGGTACGTATCGAAATGTTCTGTCACGGTGCCTTGTGCATGGCGGTTTCCGGAAAATGCTATCTGAGCCTGAACGAACAGAATGCATCGGCCAACCGAGGTGCCTGCATGCAGGTATGCCGCCGGGCTTACATCGTGAAAGACAAGGAAAGTGATATCGAGCTGGAAGTGGACAACCAGTACATCATGTCGCCGAAAGATTTGAAGACCATTCATTTCATGGACGAGATGATTGAAGCCGGTGTCCGGGTGTTCAAGATTGAAGGCCGTGCCCGTGGTCCTGAGTATGTGCGTACCGTGGTGGAATGTTACAAGGAAGCCATCCAGTCGTATCTCGACGGAACGTTCTCCGACGAGAAAGTGGCCGACTGGGATACACGTCTGAAAACGGTGTTCAACCGTGGTTTCTGGAACGGATATTACCTGGGACAACGTCTGGGAGAATGGAGCAAGAACTATGGTTCGGAGGCTACGGAGCGCAAGGTATATGCCGGACGCGGCATCAAGTATTTCTCCAATATCGGAGTGGCTGAGTTCCTGATTGAGGCGGCTGAAATCAAGGTAGGCGACAAACTCCTGATTACCGGTCCGACTACCGGTGCCATGTATGTCACACTGGAGGAGGCACGTGTAGATTTGAAACCGGTGGATGTGGTGAAGAAAGGAGTGCATGTATCGTTCAAGGTACCCGACCGTATCCGTCCCAGTGACCGTCTGTACCGTATGGTGCCGGCAGAAGAACTGAAGGCGAAACGGAAAGAATAA